In the Podospora pseudocomata strain CBS 415.72m chromosome 5, whole genome shotgun sequence genome, one interval contains:
- a CDS encoding hypothetical protein (EggNog:ENOG503P3XZ), whose product MKQPVYVQGTVPTLAMTAAQSQATPQTITGNTSPRHSGLADNFATPDANTSASDAAENKNTNGTADTGSKGYGRLAALLARQDEYAIFRRFKYLNCLSLLYQQAEIIFLQDHLEKLAAMDRTHSCRMRQFFDRDWITLAHPGDPEAGQQWATMQLIQLKLAKYNKALLTQASLAKLNPPNFQDLTFLREWIGRADNGNYPIHGPDQHAWDPEFETDLMAISPRVPLDRLSRWVNDIIFPWYHKFFGAKIKDPENAAKNLGTGIYIYSESHLQIVIETFVTVVAALLPVLSIVVLYFLGDNNKFKFVALVIFSAIFALALAIMTKAKRVEVFAATAAFAAVNVVFLSQDPTGEELVELMKQYLTGEKGEN is encoded by the exons ATGAAACAGCCAGTCTACGTGCAAGGTACTGTCCCAACTTTAGCGATGACCGCAGCTCAATCCCAAGCAACTCCCCAGACCATAACAGGTAATACGAGTCCGCGCCATAGTGGCTTAGCCGACAACTTCGCGACGCCAGATGCCAATACTTCGGCAAGTGATGCAGCCGAAAATAAGAATACCAACGGTACCGCCGATACAGGCAGCAAAGGATACGGAAGATTGGCAGCCCTACTCGCTAGACAAGACGAGTATGCCATTTTCCGTCGTTTCAAGTACCTGAATTGTCTAAGCCTACTGTATCAACAGGCCGAGATCATTTTCCTCCAGGATCACCTGGAGAAGCTGGCGGCAATGGACCGAACACACTCCTGTCGAATGCGGCAGTTCTTTGACAGGGACTGGATTACCCTTGCACATCCAGGGGATCCGGAAGCAGGCCAACAATGGGCAACCATGCAGCTGATTCAACTGAAGCTGGCAAAATACA ATAAggccctcctcacccaagcCTCACTCGCCAAACTCAATCCTCCCAACTTCCAGGATCTAACCTTTCTCCGAGAATGGATTGGTCGTGCCGACAACGGGAATTATCCTATTCATGGCCCAGATCAGCATGCATGGGATCCAGAATTCGAAACTGATCTCATGGCTATCAGCCCACGGGTACCGTTAGATCGCCTCTCCCGCTGGGTGAACgacatcatcttcccctGGTATCACAAATTCTTCGgggccaagatcaag GACCCGGAGAATGCGGCCAAAAACCTCGGCACTGGTATCTACATCTACAGCGAGTCTCATCTTCAAATCGTCATCGAGACATTCGTCACCGTCGTCGCAGCCCTGCTTCCAGTGCTGAGCATTGTGGTGCTCTACTTCCTGGGCGACAATAACAAGTTCAAGTTTGTGGCCTTGGTGATATTCTCGGCGATCTTTGCGTTGGCGCTAGCAATCATGACGAAGGCCAAAAGGGTGGAGGTGTTTGCTGCCACTGCTGC CTTTGCGGCCGTGAATGTGGTGTTTCTGTCCCAAGATCCCACCGGCGAAGAGCTGGTTGAGCTGATGAAGCAGTATTTAACTggagagaaaggggaaaATTGA